A window of Rhododendron vialii isolate Sample 1 chromosome 13a, ASM3025357v1 contains these coding sequences:
- the LOC131313026 gene encoding ras-related protein RABF2b-like has translation MATSGNRNMNAKLVLLGDVGAGKSSLVLRFVKGQFVEFQESTIGAAFFSQTLAVNDATVKFEIWDTAGQERYHSLAPMYYRGAAAAIIVYDITNQASFEKAKKWVKELQAQGNSDMVVALAGNKADLLDARKVPAEDAQVYAQENGLFFMETSAKNATNVNDIFYEIAKRLPRVQPSPNPSGMVLMDRTERTATASCCS, from the exons ATGGCCACCAGTGGAAATAGAAACATGAACGCCAAATTG GTTCTTCTTGGGGATGTAGGGGCTGGAAAATCTAGCTTGGTGCTGCGTTTTGTCAAAGGCCAATTTGTTGAATTTCAG GAATCAACTATTGGGGCTGCCTTTTTCTCACAAACCTTGGCTGTAAATGATGCAACtgtaaaatttgaaatatgGGATACCGCTGGTCAAGAGAGATACCATAGCTTAGCTCCCATGTACTACAGAGGAGCTGCAGCTGCAATAATAGTTTATGATATAACGAATCAA GCCTCATTTGAGAAAGCAAAGAAATGGGTCAAAGAGCTTCAAGCACAAG GTAATTCGGACATGGTTGTGGCTCTTGCTGGGAATAAAGCTGATTTGCTAGATGCGAGAAAGGTCCCAGCGGAG GATGCACAAGTATATGCCCAGGAAAATGGCCTTTTCTTCATGGAAACCTCTGCAAAAAATGCAACCAATGTCAATGACATTTTCTATGAGATAG CAAAGAGACTGCCACGGGTGCAACCTTCACCAAACCCATCAGGAATGGTTCTTATGGATAGAACAGAAAGAACAGCAACTGCTTCGTGTTGCTCTTAA
- the LOC131313025 gene encoding uncharacterized protein LOC131313025 isoform X3, translating to MTKPFLFEEMANQGGNSIVLRDYRKGNWTVQETMVLIKAKKMDDERRMRRIGEITTATTSTTNIEGGKNIIINKPAELRWKWVEDYCWRNGCLRSQNQCNDKWDNLMRDFKKVRDYERKLREVGDQGGSSSTTSANDHSYWKIDKHERKERNLPSNMLPEIFQALVEVVERREGLRVVASGGAGGSSVVEIRSSSSNDVVVQQQQQPPSILLPPLLQYPISAPLAVLPIPPPLPLLPPPPPASAAQPPHGIPQSQQPLPTVDSAAKRRRKGGEGTSGGGGGGGSSNISNEALIGSAISKSASIIAEAIQACEEREEKRHRDLMSLQERRLQIEESKAEITRQGINGLVDAINKLANSILALANNSQNNQTPPSPN from the exons ATGACCAAACcatttctttttgaagaaatGGCTAATCAAGGAGGAAATAGTATTGTGTTAAGGGACTATAGGAAAGGGAACTGGACAGTCCAAGAGACAATGGTGCTTATAAAGGCCAAAAAAATGGATGATGAGAGAAGAATGAGGAGAATAGGGGAAATCACTACTGCTACTACTAGTACCACTAACATTGAAGGGGGGAAGAATATCATCATTAACAAACCAGCAGAGCTAAGGTGGAAATGGGTAGAAGATTATTGTTGGAGAAATGGGTGTTTGAGGAGCCAAAACCAGTGTAATGACAAGTGGGATAACCTCATGAGAGATTTCAAGAAAGTTAGGGATTATGAAAGGAAATTAAGAGAAGTAGGAGATCAAGGGGGGTCTAGTTCTACTACTAGTGCTAATGACCATAGTTATTGGAAGATTGATAAGCatgagaggaaagagaggaaTTTGCCTTCGAATATGTTGCCGGAGATTTTTCAGGcgttggtggaggtggtggagaggagagaggggttAAGAGTGGTGGCGAGTGGTGGTGCTGGTGGTTCTAGTGTGGTGGAAATTAGATCTAGCAGTAGTAATGATGTGGTGGtccaacagcagcagcagcctcCTTCAATATTATTGCCTCCTTTATTGCAATATCCTATTTCGGCTCCATTAGCTGTATTACCTATCCCTCCTCCACTACCACTACTGCCACCACCTCCACCGGCTTCAGCTGCACAACCACCACATGGTATTCCACAATCTCAACAGCCATTGCCAACAgtag ATTCAGCAGCaaaaaggaggagaaaaggAGGAGAGGGAACAAGTGGTGGAGGCGGTGGCGGTGGTAGTAGTAACATTTCAAATGAGGCACTAATTGGCTCAGCAATTTCCAAAAGTGCATCAATAATAGCAGAAGCTATACAAGCttgtgaggagagagaagagaaaaggcACAGAGATCTAATGAGTTTGCAAGAGAGAAGGCTGCAGATTGAGGAGTCTAAAGCTGAGATCACTAGGCAAGGCATTAATGGCCTTGTTGATGCCATTAACAAGCTTGCCAATTCCATCCTTGCTTTGgcaaataattcacaaaataaCCAAACCCCTCCTAGTCCTAATTGA
- the LOC131313025 gene encoding uncharacterized protein LOC131313025 isoform X4, translating to MTKPFLFEEMANQGGNSIVLRDYRKGNWTVQETMVLIKAKKMDDERRMRRIGEITTATTSTTNIEGGKNIIINKPAELRWKWVEDYCWRNGCLRSQNQCNDKWDNLMRDFKKVRDYERKLREVGDQGGSSSTTSANDHSYWKIDKHERKERNLPSNMLPEIFQALVEVVERREGLRVVASGGAGGSSVVEIRSSSSNDVVVQQQQQPPSILLPPLLQYPISAPLAVLPIPPPLPLLPPPPPASAAQPPHGIPQSQQPLPTVAQILIQVSIQIQQQKGGEKEEREQVVEAVAVVVVTFQMRH from the exons ATGACCAAACcatttctttttgaagaaatGGCTAATCAAGGAGGAAATAGTATTGTGTTAAGGGACTATAGGAAAGGGAACTGGACAGTCCAAGAGACAATGGTGCTTATAAAGGCCAAAAAAATGGATGATGAGAGAAGAATGAGGAGAATAGGGGAAATCACTACTGCTACTACTAGTACCACTAACATTGAAGGGGGGAAGAATATCATCATTAACAAACCAGCAGAGCTAAGGTGGAAATGGGTAGAAGATTATTGTTGGAGAAATGGGTGTTTGAGGAGCCAAAACCAGTGTAATGACAAGTGGGATAACCTCATGAGAGATTTCAAGAAAGTTAGGGATTATGAAAGGAAATTAAGAGAAGTAGGAGATCAAGGGGGGTCTAGTTCTACTACTAGTGCTAATGACCATAGTTATTGGAAGATTGATAAGCatgagaggaaagagaggaaTTTGCCTTCGAATATGTTGCCGGAGATTTTTCAGGcgttggtggaggtggtggagaggagagaggggttAAGAGTGGTGGCGAGTGGTGGTGCTGGTGGTTCTAGTGTGGTGGAAATTAGATCTAGCAGTAGTAATGATGTGGTGGtccaacagcagcagcagcctcCTTCAATATTATTGCCTCCTTTATTGCAATATCCTATTTCGGCTCCATTAGCTGTATTACCTATCCCTCCTCCACTACCACTACTGCCACCACCTCCACCGGCTTCAGCTGCACAACCACCACATGGTATTCCACAATCTCAACAGCCATTGCCAACAgtag CTCAGATTCTGATACAAGTGAGCATTCAGATTCAGCAGCaaaaaggaggagaaaaggAGGAGAGGGAACAAGTGGTGGAGGCGGTGGCGGTGGTAGTAGTAACATTTCAAATGAGGCACTAA
- the LOC131313025 gene encoding uncharacterized protein LOC131313025 isoform X2, which translates to MTKPFLFEEMANQGGNSIVLRDYRKGNWTVQETMVLIKAKKMDDERRMRRIGEITTATTSTTNIEGGKNIIINKPAELRWKWVEDYCWRNGCLRSQNQCNDKWDNLMRDFKKVRDYERKLREVGDQGGSSSTTSANDHSYWKIDKHERKERNLPSNMLPEIFQALVEVVERREGLRVVASGGAGGSSVVEIRSSSSNDVVVQQQQQPPSILLPPLLQYPISAPLAVLPIPPPLPLLPPPPPASAAQPPHGIPQSQQPLPTVDVCDSSDSDTSEHSDSAAKRRRKGGEGTSGGGGGGGSSNISNEALIGSAISKSASIIAEAIQACEEREEKRHRDLMSLQERRLQIEESKAEITRQGINGLVDAINKLANSILALANNSQNNQTPPSPN; encoded by the exons ATGACCAAACcatttctttttgaagaaatGGCTAATCAAGGAGGAAATAGTATTGTGTTAAGGGACTATAGGAAAGGGAACTGGACAGTCCAAGAGACAATGGTGCTTATAAAGGCCAAAAAAATGGATGATGAGAGAAGAATGAGGAGAATAGGGGAAATCACTACTGCTACTACTAGTACCACTAACATTGAAGGGGGGAAGAATATCATCATTAACAAACCAGCAGAGCTAAGGTGGAAATGGGTAGAAGATTATTGTTGGAGAAATGGGTGTTTGAGGAGCCAAAACCAGTGTAATGACAAGTGGGATAACCTCATGAGAGATTTCAAGAAAGTTAGGGATTATGAAAGGAAATTAAGAGAAGTAGGAGATCAAGGGGGGTCTAGTTCTACTACTAGTGCTAATGACCATAGTTATTGGAAGATTGATAAGCatgagaggaaagagaggaaTTTGCCTTCGAATATGTTGCCGGAGATTTTTCAGGcgttggtggaggtggtggagaggagagaggggttAAGAGTGGTGGCGAGTGGTGGTGCTGGTGGTTCTAGTGTGGTGGAAATTAGATCTAGCAGTAGTAATGATGTGGTGGtccaacagcagcagcagcctcCTTCAATATTATTGCCTCCTTTATTGCAATATCCTATTTCGGCTCCATTAGCTGTATTACCTATCCCTCCTCCACTACCACTACTGCCACCACCTCCACCGGCTTCAGCTGCACAACCACCACATGGTATTCCACAATCTCAACAGCCATTGCCAACAgtag ATGTGTGTGATAGCTCAGATTCTGATACAAGTGAGCATTCAGATTCAGCAGCaaaaaggaggagaaaaggAGGAGAGGGAACAAGTGGTGGAGGCGGTGGCGGTGGTAGTAGTAACATTTCAAATGAGGCACTAATTGGCTCAGCAATTTCCAAAAGTGCATCAATAATAGCAGAAGCTATACAAGCttgtgaggagagagaagagaaaaggcACAGAGATCTAATGAGTTTGCAAGAGAGAAGGCTGCAGATTGAGGAGTCTAAAGCTGAGATCACTAGGCAAGGCATTAATGGCCTTGTTGATGCCATTAACAAGCTTGCCAATTCCATCCTTGCTTTGgcaaataattcacaaaataaCCAAACCCCTCCTAGTCCTAATTGA
- the LOC131313025 gene encoding uncharacterized protein LOC131313025 isoform X1, which translates to MTKPFLFEEMANQGGNSIVLRDYRKGNWTVQETMVLIKAKKMDDERRMRRIGEITTATTSTTNIEGGKNIIINKPAELRWKWVEDYCWRNGCLRSQNQCNDKWDNLMRDFKKVRDYERKLREVGDQGGSSSTTSANDHSYWKIDKHERKERNLPSNMLPEIFQALVEVVERREGLRVVASGGAGGSSVVEIRSSSSNDVVVQQQQQPPSILLPPLLQYPISAPLAVLPIPPPLPLLPPPPPASAAQPPHGIPQSQQPLPTVDSDTSEHSDSAAKRRRKGGEGTSGGGGGGGSSNISNEALIGSAISKSASIIAEAIQACEEREEKRHRDLMSLQERRLQIEESKAEITRQGINGLVDAINKLANSILALANNSQNNQTPPSPN; encoded by the exons ATGACCAAACcatttctttttgaagaaatGGCTAATCAAGGAGGAAATAGTATTGTGTTAAGGGACTATAGGAAAGGGAACTGGACAGTCCAAGAGACAATGGTGCTTATAAAGGCCAAAAAAATGGATGATGAGAGAAGAATGAGGAGAATAGGGGAAATCACTACTGCTACTACTAGTACCACTAACATTGAAGGGGGGAAGAATATCATCATTAACAAACCAGCAGAGCTAAGGTGGAAATGGGTAGAAGATTATTGTTGGAGAAATGGGTGTTTGAGGAGCCAAAACCAGTGTAATGACAAGTGGGATAACCTCATGAGAGATTTCAAGAAAGTTAGGGATTATGAAAGGAAATTAAGAGAAGTAGGAGATCAAGGGGGGTCTAGTTCTACTACTAGTGCTAATGACCATAGTTATTGGAAGATTGATAAGCatgagaggaaagagaggaaTTTGCCTTCGAATATGTTGCCGGAGATTTTTCAGGcgttggtggaggtggtggagaggagagaggggttAAGAGTGGTGGCGAGTGGTGGTGCTGGTGGTTCTAGTGTGGTGGAAATTAGATCTAGCAGTAGTAATGATGTGGTGGtccaacagcagcagcagcctcCTTCAATATTATTGCCTCCTTTATTGCAATATCCTATTTCGGCTCCATTAGCTGTATTACCTATCCCTCCTCCACTACCACTACTGCCACCACCTCCACCGGCTTCAGCTGCACAACCACCACATGGTATTCCACAATCTCAACAGCCATTGCCAACAgtag ATTCTGATACAAGTGAGCATTCAGATTCAGCAGCaaaaaggaggagaaaaggAGGAGAGGGAACAAGTGGTGGAGGCGGTGGCGGTGGTAGTAGTAACATTTCAAATGAGGCACTAATTGGCTCAGCAATTTCCAAAAGTGCATCAATAATAGCAGAAGCTATACAAGCttgtgaggagagagaagagaaaaggcACAGAGATCTAATGAGTTTGCAAGAGAGAAGGCTGCAGATTGAGGAGTCTAAAGCTGAGATCACTAGGCAAGGCATTAATGGCCTTGTTGATGCCATTAACAAGCTTGCCAATTCCATCCTTGCTTTGgcaaataattcacaaaataaCCAAACCCCTCCTAGTCCTAATTGA